Proteins encoded together in one Neisseria lactamica window:
- the nhaC gene encoding Na+/H+ antiporter NhaC, whose product MFAFKSLLDMPRGEALAVVVALIAAMGYTIISLEWLPHMSIIAAIVVLILYGLARGLKYNDMQQGMIGALNQGMGAIYLFFFIGLMVSALMMSGAIPTLMYYGFGLISPTYFYFSAFALCSVIGVSIGSSLTTCATVGVAFMGMAAAFQADMAMTAGAIVSGAFFGDKMSPLSDTTGISASIVGIDLFEHIKNMMYTTIPAWLISAALMLWLLPNVAAQDLNSVESFRSQLEATGLVHGYSLIPFALLVVLALMRVNAVVAMLFTVMVAVAVTYLHSTPDLRQLGAWFYGGYKLEGEAFKDIAKLISRGGLESMFFTQTIVILGMSLGGLLFALGAIPSLLDAVRSFLTNAGRATFSVAMTSVGVNFLIGEQYLSILLSGETFKPVYDKLGLHSRNLSRTLEDAGTVINPLVPWSVCGVFISHALGVPVWEYLPYAFFCYLSLALTLLFGWTGLTLSKK is encoded by the coding sequence ATGTTTGCTTTCAAATCCTTACTCGATATGCCGCGCGGTGAGGCACTTGCCGTCGTCGTCGCTCTGATTGCCGCGATGGGCTATACCATCATTTCATTGGAGTGGCTGCCGCATATGTCCATTATTGCCGCCATCGTCGTGCTGATTTTGTACGGCTTGGCGCGCGGTTTGAAATACAACGATATGCAGCAGGGCATGATAGGCGCGTTGAATCAGGGTATGGGCGCGATTTACCTGTTTTTCTTCATCGGGCTGATGGTCAGCGCGCTGATGATGAGCGGCGCGATTCCGACGCTGATGTATTACGGTTTCGGACTGATTTCCCCGACTTATTTTTATTTTTCCGCTTTCGCGCTGTGTTCCGTCATCGGCGTATCCATCGGCAGCAGCCTGACCACCTGCGCCACTGTCGGCGTTGCCTTTATGGGGATGGCGGCGGCGTTTCAGGCCGATATGGCGATGACGGCAGGCGCGATTGTTTCGGGTGCGTTTTTCGGCGACAAAATGTCCCCGCTTTCCGATACGACGGGCATTTCCGCGTCTATCGTCGGCATCGATTTGTTTGAGCACATTAAAAACATGATGTACACCACCATCCCCGCGTGGCTCATCAGCGCGGCACTGATGCTTTGGCTTTTGCCGAATGTCGCCGCGCAGGATTTGAACAGCGTCGAATCCTTCCGCAGCCAGCTTGAAGCCACGGGATTGGTGCACGGCTATTCGCTGATTCCGTTTGCACTGTTGGTCGTTTTGGCATTGATGCGCGTCAATGCCGTGGTCGCCATGCTCTTTACCGTCATGGTTGCCGTTGCCGTAACGTATCTGCACAGCACGCCCGATCTGCGTCAGCTCGGCGCTTGGTTTTACGGCGGTTACAAACTTGAAGGCGAAGCGTTTAAAGACATTGCCAAACTCATTTCGCGCGGCGGCTTGGAGAGTATGTTCTTCACGCAAACCATCGTTATCCTCGGGATGAGTTTGGGCGGGCTGTTGTTTGCACTGGGCGCGATTCCTTCCCTGCTGGATGCCGTCCGCAGCTTTTTGACGAATGCCGGGCGTGCCACATTCAGCGTTGCTATGACTTCGGTCGGGGTTAATTTCCTGATCGGTGAACAATATTTGAGTATTTTGTTGTCGGGTGAAACGTTCAAACCCGTTTACGACAAACTCGGCCTGCATTCGCGCAACCTGTCTCGGACGCTGGAAGATGCGGGGACGGTGATTAACCCTCTCGTACCGTGGAGCGTATGCGGCGTGTTCATCAGCCACGCGCTGGGCGTGCCGGTTTGGGAATATCTGCCGTATGCCTTTTTCTGCTATTTGAGTTTGGCTTTGACCCTGTTATTCGGTTGGACGGGGCTGACTTTGAGCAAAAAATAA
- a CDS encoding HlyC/CorC family transporter, with amino-acid sequence MDGAQPKTNFFERLIARLAREPDSAEDVLNLLRQAHEQEVFDADTLLRLEKVLDFSDLEVRDAMITRSRMNVLKENDSIERITAYVIDTAHSRFPVIGEDKDEVLGILHAKDLLKYMFNPEQFHLKSILRPAVFVPEGKSLTALLKEFREQRNHMAIVIDEYGGTSGLVTFEDIIEQIVGDIEDEFDEDDSADNIHAVSSERWRIHAATEIEDINTFFGTEYSSEEADTIGGLVIQELGHLPVRGEKVLIGGLQFTVARADNRRLHTLMATRVK; translated from the coding sequence ATGGACGGCGCACAACCGAAAACGAATTTTTTTGAACGCCTGATTGCCCGACTCGCCCGCGAACCCGATTCCGCCGAAGACGTATTAAACCTGCTTCGGCAGGCGCACGAGCAGGAAGTTTTTGATGCGGATACGCTTTTAAGATTGGAAAAAGTCCTCGATTTTTCCGATTTGGAAGTACGCGACGCGATGATTACGCGCAGCCGTATGAACGTTTTAAAAGAAAACGACAGCATCGAACGCATCACCGCCTACGTTATCGATACCGCCCATTCGCGCTTCCCCGTCATCGGCGAAGACAAAGACGAAGTTTTGGGCATTTTGCACGCCAAAGACCTGCTCAAATATATGTTCAACCCCGAGCAGTTCCACCTCAAATCGATATTGCGCCCTGCCGTCTTCGTCCCCGAAGGCAAATCGCTGACCGCCCTTTTAAAAGAGTTCCGCGAGCAGCGCAACCATATGGCTATTGTCATCGACGAATACGGCGGAACATCCGGCTTGGTCACCTTTGAAGACATCATCGAGCAAATCGTCGGCGACATCGAAGACGAGTTTGACGAAGACGACAGCGCGGACAACATCCACGCCGTTTCTTCCGAACGCTGGCGCATCCACGCGGCTACCGAAATCGAAGACATCAATACTTTCTTCGGCACAGAATACAGCAGCGAAGAAGCCGACACCATCGGCGGCCTGGTTATTCAGGAATTGGGACACCTGCCCGTGCGCGGCGAAAAAGTCCTTATCGGCGGTTTGCAGTTCACCGTCGCCCGCGCCGACAACCGCCGCCTGCACACGCTGATGGCAACACGCGTGAAGTAA
- the ybeY gene encoding rRNA maturation RNase YbeY, which translates to MKRAKKYPFLTLQRQRFHLNFENASSAANLPSKHDFYRWAWSALKSGYRRADISLILLDEEAARAYNCDYRGKDYATNVLSFALNEGETLPCQVSEKLYGDLIICPQVVLKEAAEQGKTPERHFAHLTIHGVLHLMGYDHIEDDEAEIMEAEEIRLMRAAGYPNPYREDGH; encoded by the coding sequence ATGAAACGCGCCAAAAAATACCCTTTCTTAACGTTGCAGCGGCAACGTTTCCATCTGAACTTTGAAAACGCTTCTTCCGCCGCCAACCTTCCAAGCAAACACGATTTTTACCGCTGGGCGTGGTCTGCCTTGAAAAGCGGATACCGCCGCGCAGACATCAGCCTGATTCTTCTGGACGAAGAAGCAGCCCGCGCCTACAACTGCGACTACCGGGGCAAAGACTACGCCACCAATGTCTTGAGTTTCGCGCTCAACGAAGGCGAAACCCTGCCCTGCCAAGTTTCGGAAAAACTGTACGGCGATTTGATTATCTGCCCGCAAGTGGTTTTGAAAGAAGCTGCCGAACAAGGCAAAACGCCCGAACGGCATTTTGCCCACTTAACCATACACGGCGTTTTGCACCTGATGGGCTACGACCACATCGAAGACGATGAAGCCGAAATAATGGAAGCCGAAGAAATCCGCCTGATGCGGGCGGCAGGCTATCCCAACCCCTACCGAGAGGACGGACATTAA
- the hemC gene encoding hydroxymethylbilane synthase, with protein sequence MNPKKLVIASRESLLAMWQAKHIQGRLKALYPDCEVEILGMTTRGDRILDRTLSKVGGKGLFVKELEQALQDGRADLAVHSIKDVPMDLPEGFALAAIGERANPFDAFVSNRYARLEEMPESAVVGTSSLRREAQLRARYPHLAIKPLRGNVQTRLSKLDNGEYDAIILAAAGLQRLELDGRIRMILSESDSLPAAGQGALGIEIAAHREDLYEVLKPLNHGVTNACVTAERALARALGGSCQVPLAAYCTEENGLLTLRGLVGHPDGSVILRADAQAPAGYADALGRAVAKKLADDGARELIGAVLQEQV encoded by the coding sequence ATGAACCCGAAAAAACTCGTCATCGCCAGCCGCGAAAGCCTGCTTGCCATGTGGCAGGCAAAGCATATCCAAGGCCGTCTGAAAGCCCTGTATCCCGATTGCGAAGTCGAGATTTTGGGTATGACCACGCGCGGCGACCGGATTTTGGACAGAACTTTGTCAAAAGTCGGCGGTAAAGGCTTGTTTGTCAAAGAGTTGGAACAAGCCCTTCAAGACGGGCGCGCCGATTTGGCGGTGCATTCGATTAAGGATGTACCGATGGATTTGCCCGAAGGTTTCGCGCTTGCGGCAATCGGAGAACGCGCCAATCCGTTTGACGCGTTTGTGTCCAACCGATACGCGCGTTTGGAAGAAATGCCCGAAAGCGCGGTTGTCGGCACATCCAGCCTGCGCCGCGAAGCCCAGTTGCGCGCGCGCTATCCGCATTTGGCGATCAAACCCCTGCGCGGCAATGTGCAAACCCGTTTGTCCAAACTCGATAACGGCGAATACGATGCGATTATCTTGGCCGCCGCCGGTTTGCAGCGTCTGGAATTGGACGGACGCATCCGCATGATTTTGTCGGAATCCGACAGCCTGCCTGCCGCCGGACAAGGCGCGTTGGGTATCGAAATTGCCGCGCACCGCGAAGACTTGTATGAGGTTTTGAAACCCTTGAACCACGGCGTGACCAATGCCTGCGTTACCGCCGAACGCGCCCTCGCACGCGCTTTGGGCGGAAGCTGCCAAGTGCCGCTGGCCGCATATTGCACGGAAGAAAACGGCTTGCTGACCTTGCGCGGCTTGGTCGGACACCCCGACGGTTCGGTTATTTTGCGGGCGGACGCGCAAGCCCCTGCCGGATACGCCGACGCGCTCGGACGTGCGGTTGCCAAAAAACTGGCGGACGACGGTGCGCGGGAATTGATTGGGGCGGTATTGCAGGAACAGGTCTGA
- a CDS encoding amino acid aminotransferase, which translates to MFFKHIEAAPADPILGLGEAFKAETRPEKVNLGIGVYKDASGATPIVKAVKEAEKRLLESETTKNYLTIDGVADYNEQTQILLFGKDHEIIASRRAKTAQSLGGTGALRIAAEFAKRQLDAQTIWISNPTWPNHNAIAKAVGIQDKPYRYYDAAKHGLDWDGMIEDLDRAQKGDIVLLHGCCHNPTGIDPTPEQWETLAKLSAEKGWLPLFDFAYQGFGNGLEEDAYGLRVFLKHNTELLIASSYSKNFGMYNERVGAFTLVAEDEETAARAHSQVKTIIRTLYSNPASHGANTIALVLKNDDLKAQWIAELDEMRGRIKAMRQKFVALLKAKGASQDFDFIIEQNGMFSFSGLTPEQVDRLKNEFAIYAVRSGRINVAGITDDNIDYLCESIVKVL; encoded by the coding sequence ATGTTCTTCAAGCACATCGAAGCCGCCCCCGCCGATCCGATTCTCGGTTTGGGCGAAGCGTTCAAAGCCGAAACCCGCCCCGAAAAAGTCAACCTCGGCATCGGCGTGTACAAAGACGCATCCGGCGCGACACCCATTGTCAAAGCCGTCAAAGAGGCTGAAAAACGCCTGTTGGAAAGCGAAACCACCAAAAACTACCTCACCATCGACGGCGTTGCCGACTACAACGAGCAAACCCAAATCCTGCTGTTCGGCAAAGACCACGAAATCATCGCCAGCCGTCGTGCCAAAACTGCGCAAAGCCTTGGCGGTACGGGCGCATTGCGTATTGCGGCCGAGTTTGCCAAACGTCAGTTGGACGCGCAAACCATCTGGATTTCCAATCCGACCTGGCCCAACCACAACGCCATCGCCAAAGCGGTCGGTATCCAAGACAAACCTTACCGCTACTATGATGCCGCCAAACACGGTTTGGATTGGGACGGTATGATTGAAGACTTGGACCGGGCGCAAAAAGGCGACATCGTCCTGCTGCACGGCTGCTGCCACAACCCTACCGGCATCGACCCTACGCCCGAACAATGGGAAACTCTGGCAAAACTTTCTGCCGAAAAAGGCTGGCTGCCGCTGTTTGACTTTGCCTACCAAGGCTTCGGCAACGGTTTGGAAGAAGATGCCTACGGCTTGCGCGTGTTCTTGAAACACAATACCGAATTGCTGATTGCCAGCTCTTATTCCAAAAACTTCGGTATGTACAACGAGCGCGTGGGCGCGTTCACTTTGGTGGCCGAAGACGAAGAAACAGCAGCCCGCGCCCACAGCCAAGTCAAAACCATCATCCGTACCTTGTATTCCAACCCGGCTTCACACGGCGCGAACACCATTGCGCTGGTGTTGAAAAATGATGATTTGAAAGCCCAATGGATTGCCGAACTCGATGAAATGCGCGGCCGCATCAAAGCCATGCGCCAAAAATTTGTTGCGTTGCTCAAAGCCAAAGGTGCAAGCCAAGACTTTGATTTCATTATCGAACAAAACGGTATGTTCTCTTTCAGCGGATTGACTCCCGAACAAGTCGACCGTTTGAAAAACGAGTTTGCCATTTATGCCGTCCGCTCCGGCCGCATCAACGTTGCCGGCATTACCGACGACAACATCGATTATCTGTGCGAAAGCATCGTGAAAGTCTTGTAA
- a CDS encoding zinc-finger domain-containing protein has product MNNLNPQEISVLPENLPLYCSGPDNEQWNGHPRVFLPLGEGESGSVSCPYCGTRYRLDGKMPHHHYA; this is encoded by the coding sequence ATGAACAATCTGAATCCGCAGGAAATTTCCGTGTTGCCGGAAAATCTGCCGCTGTATTGCTCGGGGCCCGACAACGAGCAGTGGAACGGGCATCCGAGAGTGTTTTTGCCTTTGGGCGAAGGAGAATCGGGCAGCGTTTCTTGTCCGTATTGCGGCACGCGCTACCGACTTGACGGCAAGATGCCGCATCATCATTACGCCTGA
- a CDS encoding L-lactate permease: MALFLSIFPIVLLIWLMVKKNSMPSYVALPITAVLIYAIKLFYFGDAGMLLNATAASGLVKTLTPITVIFGAIMFNRMMETTGCIDVIRKWLATISPNPVAQLMIIGWSFAFMIEGASGFGTPAAIAAPILMSLGFNPLKVAIFTLVMNSVPVSFGAVGTPTWFGFAPLNLSAEDILAIGRQTGVMHFFAGFVIPVIGLSFIVPWSEIRKNLGFVAIAVFSCTLPYVALAMVNEEFPSLVAGAIGLMFSVFAANKGWGLSKDHAKDPNAEKVPFAQVAKALAPLGMLIGMLVVTRIKQLGIKGILTSKEEWFSFQLPFDLSKITVSDSLTITFGNIFGQDVSASYQTLYVPAWIPFVFTVWICILLYKTKFKDAWTIYAVTFNQTKKPLLALMGALIMVQLMLVGGDNSMVKIIGKEFAAMAGEHWVYFSPYLGAIGAFFSGSNTVSNLTFGPIQQQIALDTGLSVTLILALQSVGGAMGNMVCLNNIIAVCTVLDVKNSEGAIIKKTVIPMAIYGVIAVVVAMIFFL, from the coding sequence ATGGCACTTTTCCTCAGCATATTCCCCATCGTCCTGCTGATTTGGCTGATGGTGAAAAAAAACAGTATGCCTTCTTACGTCGCGCTGCCGATTACCGCAGTGCTGATTTACGCCATCAAACTTTTCTACTTCGGCGATGCGGGAATGCTGCTCAACGCCACCGCCGCTTCCGGCCTCGTCAAAACGCTCACGCCGATTACCGTGATTTTCGGCGCGATTATGTTCAACCGTATGATGGAAACCACGGGCTGCATCGATGTCATCCGCAAATGGCTGGCGACCATCAGCCCGAACCCCGTAGCGCAACTGATGATTATCGGCTGGTCGTTTGCCTTTATGATTGAGGGCGCATCCGGCTTCGGCACGCCTGCCGCGATTGCCGCGCCGATTCTGATGAGTTTGGGCTTCAACCCATTGAAAGTGGCAATTTTCACTTTGGTGATGAACTCCGTCCCCGTCTCTTTCGGCGCAGTCGGTACGCCGACTTGGTTCGGTTTCGCACCGCTGAACCTGAGTGCCGAAGACATCCTCGCCATCGGCAGGCAGACCGGCGTGATGCACTTCTTCGCGGGTTTCGTCATCCCCGTCATCGGCTTGAGTTTTATCGTACCTTGGTCTGAAATCCGCAAAAACTTGGGCTTCGTCGCCATTGCCGTTTTCTCCTGTACCCTTCCCTATGTCGCGTTGGCAATGGTCAACGAAGAATTTCCTTCTTTGGTTGCCGGCGCAATCGGTCTGATGTTTTCCGTATTTGCAGCTAATAAAGGCTGGGGCTTGAGCAAAGACCACGCCAAAGACCCGAATGCCGAAAAAGTGCCGTTCGCCCAAGTCGCCAAAGCACTCGCCCCTTTGGGTATGCTGATCGGTATGCTGGTGGTTACTCGCATCAAACAGCTCGGTATCAAAGGCATTTTGACCAGCAAAGAAGAATGGTTCAGCTTCCAACTGCCGTTTGATTTGTCCAAAATTACCGTCAGCGACTCCCTGACGATTACCTTCGGCAATATTTTCGGACAAGATGTCAGCGCGTCTTACCAAACGCTGTACGTTCCCGCTTGGATTCCGTTTGTCTTTACCGTTTGGATCTGCATCCTGCTGTATAAGACCAAATTCAAAGATGCTTGGACGATTTATGCCGTAACCTTCAATCAAACCAAAAAACCGCTGCTTGCCCTGATGGGCGCGCTGATTATGGTTCAGCTGATGCTGGTCGGCGGCGACAATTCGATGGTGAAAATCATCGGTAAGGAATTTGCCGCAATGGCGGGCGAACACTGGGTTTATTTCTCGCCGTATCTGGGCGCGATCGGTGCGTTCTTCTCCGGTTCCAACACCGTGTCCAACCTGACCTTCGGTCCGATCCAACAGCAAATCGCCTTGGATACCGGCCTGTCCGTTACCCTGATTTTGGCGTTGCAGTCCGTCGGCGGCGCGATGGGCAATATGGTGTGCCTCAACAACATCATCGCCGTATGTACCGTATTGGACGTGAAAAATTCCGAAGGTGCGATTATCAAGAAAACCGTTATCCCGATGGCGATTTACGGCGTGATTGCCGTCGTCGTGGCAATGATTTTCTTCCTCTAA
- the lpxH gene encoding UDP-2,3-diacylglucosamine diphosphatase: MKPAYFISDLHLSEKHPELTALLLRFLRSAAAGQARAVYILGDLFDFWVGDDEVSELNTSVAREIRKLSDKGVAVFFVRGNRDFLIGRDFCRQAGMTLLPDYSVLDLFGCKTLICHGDTLCTDDKAYLRFRKIVHRKRLQKLFLMLPLKWRTRLAAKIRRVSKMEKQVKPADIMDVNAVFTARQVRAFGAERLIHGHTHREHIHHENGFTRIVLGDWHGSYASILRVDGDGAVFVPLEKC; the protein is encoded by the coding sequence GTGAAACCCGCCTATTTCATTTCCGACCTGCATTTGAGCGAAAAGCACCCCGAACTGACCGCGCTGCTGCTGCGTTTTTTACGTTCTGCCGCCGCCGGGCAGGCGCGGGCGGTTTATATTTTGGGCGATTTGTTTGATTTTTGGGTGGGCGATGACGAAGTTTCCGAGTTGAATACTTCGGTTGCGCGGGAAATCAGGAAATTGTCCGACAAAGGCGTTGCCGTGTTCTTTGTCAGGGGCAACCGCGATTTCCTGATTGGGCGGGATTTTTGCCGGCAGGCGGGTATGACGCTGCTGCCGGATTACTCGGTTTTGGACTTGTTCGGCTGCAAAACCCTCATCTGCCACGGCGATACATTGTGCACCGACGACAAGGCATACCTGCGTTTCCGCAAAATCGTGCATCGGAAGCGGCTGCAAAAACTGTTCCTGATGCTGCCCCTGAAGTGGCGCACGCGCCTTGCCGCCAAAATCAGGCGTGTCAGCAAAATGGAAAAACAGGTCAAGCCCGCCGATATTATGGATGTCAATGCCGTCTTTACCGCGCGGCAGGTTCGCGCCTTCGGTGCAGAAAGGCTGATACACGGACACACCCACCGCGAGCATATCCATCACGAAAACGGCTTTACCCGCATCGTTTTGGGCGATTGGCACGGCAGTTATGCCTCGATTCTGCGCGTGGACGGGGACGGCGCGGTATTCGTGCCGCTGGAAAAATGCTGA